The following proteins are encoded in a genomic region of Bradyrhizobium sp. SK17:
- a CDS encoding DUF6101 family protein, translating into MRRQTPTSGINSAGSSCALRLDPLSLPLSFHAQDSRADGGMRQVELHREHVVLRRAVLGMRMAVNVRVSDFLGVAVRGIDDTQMLVLVHRDPALSIPLGSSSDADEITSAWQMWSDIFRLPQLTEPAPRMPSPRRRRRNAIRARRPKFLVRRRAGFRLNEASVHRDEREIIARD; encoded by the coding sequence TTGAGGCGTCAAACACCAACAAGCGGAATCAATTCCGCCGGGTCGAGCTGCGCATTGCGGCTCGACCCTCTTTCCCTTCCGCTGAGCTTCCATGCGCAGGATTCGCGCGCGGATGGCGGCATGCGGCAGGTCGAGCTTCATCGCGAACATGTCGTGCTGCGCCGTGCCGTCCTCGGCATGCGGATGGCGGTCAATGTTCGCGTCAGCGATTTCCTGGGCGTCGCCGTACGCGGCATCGACGATACGCAAATGCTGGTGCTGGTTCACCGCGATCCCGCGCTCTCGATTCCGCTCGGCTCCAGTTCGGACGCCGACGAGATCACGTCCGCCTGGCAGATGTGGAGCGACATCTTCCGTCTGCCGCAACTGACCGAGCCGGCGCCGCGAATGCCTTCCCCGCGCCGCCGCCGCCGCAACGCGATCCGCGCCCGCCGCCCGAAATTCCTGGTCCGCCGCCGCGCCGGATTCCGCCTCAACGAAGCCAGCGTGCATCGCGACGAGCGCGAGATCATCGCGCGGGATTAG
- the ubiA gene encoding 4-hydroxybenzoate octaprenyltransferase, whose amino-acid sequence MSDVSARVADSTGNWVDTHAPVWSRPYLRLARYDRPIGSWLLLMPCWWSAALAAGVAHDVRSLPLVVLLFFIGAFVMRGAGCTWNDITDRDLDAKVERTRSRPIPAGQVTVTQAVVFMVVQALIGLAVLLQFNRFAVMTGIASLAIVAIYPFMKRITWWPQVVLGLAFSYGALMGFAVTLERIDVTAIALYAGSIAWVIAYDTIYAHQDAEDDALIGVKSTARLFGARTHRALVIFYGLAVLLIGTAFALAGARWPAWIGLAAFALHLAWQVRRLDTSDPALCLRIFKSNRDAGFMLFASLVVDAVLRAA is encoded by the coding sequence ATGAGCGACGTTTCCGCCCGCGTTGCCGACTCCACGGGCAACTGGGTGGATACCCATGCGCCGGTCTGGTCGCGGCCCTATCTGCGGCTCGCGCGCTACGACCGGCCGATCGGCTCCTGGCTGTTGTTGATGCCGTGCTGGTGGTCGGCGGCGCTCGCTGCCGGCGTCGCGCATGACGTGCGCTCGCTGCCGCTCGTCGTCCTGCTGTTCTTCATCGGCGCCTTCGTGATGCGCGGCGCGGGCTGCACCTGGAACGACATCACCGATCGCGATCTCGACGCCAAGGTCGAGCGCACCCGGTCGCGTCCGATCCCGGCCGGGCAGGTGACGGTGACGCAGGCCGTGGTCTTCATGGTCGTGCAGGCGTTGATCGGGCTTGCGGTGCTGTTGCAGTTCAACCGTTTCGCGGTCATGACCGGCATCGCCTCGCTGGCGATCGTCGCGATCTATCCGTTCATGAAACGGATCACCTGGTGGCCGCAGGTCGTGCTCGGTCTCGCCTTCTCCTACGGCGCGCTGATGGGATTTGCGGTGACGCTCGAACGTATCGACGTCACGGCGATCGCGCTCTATGCCGGATCGATCGCCTGGGTGATCGCCTACGACACCATCTACGCCCATCAGGACGCCGAGGATGATGCGCTGATCGGCGTCAAATCCACCGCCCGCCTGTTCGGCGCGCGCACCCATCGGGCGCTGGTGATCTTCTATGGCCTCGCCGTGCTGTTGATCGGCACCGCATTCGCGCTGGCCGGCGCGCGCTGGCCGGCCTGGATCGGCCTCGCGGCATTTGCGCTGCATCTGGCCTGGCAGGTGCGCCGGCTCGACACCAGCGATCCCGCGCTCTGCCTGCGCATCTTCAAGTCCAACCGCGACGCCGGCTTCATGTTGTTCGCGAGCCTGGTCGTCGACGCGGTGCTGCGCGCGGCGTAG
- a CDS encoding 16S rRNA (uracil(1498)-N(3))-methyltransferase has protein sequence MPELDFRSPRLFVDAQLGADTIVSLDRDQSNYLGNVLRLGAGDSVLVFNGRDGEWQAAISGRKRADTLTVLAQTRTQDRLPDVAYVFAPLKHARLDYMVQKAVEMGAARLVPVMTRFTQVSRVNSERMRANVVEAAEQCGIISLAEVAEPVPLERFLAGRDQARLLVFCDEAAEVANPVQVLQAARVGNAGIDVLIGPEGGFAEEERALLLRQPSILRLALGPRILRADTAAVAALALVQAALGDWGTSDGRAGGRVPSPLAGRVREKGAACSAA, from the coding sequence ATGCCTGAACTCGATTTCCGCAGCCCGCGCCTGTTTGTCGATGCCCAGCTCGGCGCGGACACAATCGTTTCGCTCGACCGTGACCAGAGCAACTATCTCGGCAACGTGCTGCGGCTCGGCGCCGGGGACAGCGTGCTGGTGTTCAATGGCCGCGACGGCGAATGGCAGGCCGCGATTTCCGGCCGCAAGCGGGCGGACACGCTGACGGTCTTGGCGCAAACCCGCACCCAGGATCGTCTGCCCGACGTTGCTTACGTGTTCGCGCCGCTGAAGCATGCGCGGCTCGACTACATGGTGCAGAAGGCGGTCGAGATGGGCGCGGCCCGGCTGGTGCCGGTGATGACGCGCTTCACCCAGGTGTCGCGGGTCAACAGCGAGCGGATGCGCGCCAATGTGGTCGAGGCCGCCGAGCAATGCGGCATCATCTCGCTGGCCGAGGTCGCCGAGCCGGTGCCGCTGGAGCGCTTCCTCGCCGGGCGCGACCAGGCGCGGCTGCTGGTGTTCTGCGATGAGGCCGCCGAGGTCGCGAACCCGGTGCAGGTGCTGCAAGCCGCGAGGGTCGGCAATGCCGGGATCGACGTCCTGATCGGCCCCGAGGGCGGGTTCGCCGAGGAGGAACGCGCCCTGCTGCTGCGCCAGCCCTCGATCCTGCGCCTCGCGCTCGGCCCACGCATCCTGCGCGCCGACACCGCCGCCGTCGCTGCGCTGGCGCTGGTGCAGGCGGCGCTGGGGGATTGGGGGACCAGTGATGGACGTGCCGGCGGAAGGGTTCCCTCCCCCCTTGCGGGGAGGGTTAGGGAGAAGGGTGCCGCTTGCTCCGCTGCGTAG
- a CDS encoding ATP phosphoribosyltransferase regulatory subunit, translated as MTEAAAPRSAAGSADWADALLASFAQAGYVRSEPAILQPAEPFLDLSGEDIRKSLYLTTDPSGEELCLRPDLTIPVARDYLASPRAGQPAGFSYLGPVFRYRDGQPSQFLQAGIESFGRQDRAAADAEMLALALEATTAFGLNDVEIRTGDVALFNALIDALELYPVWRRRLIKDFNRKVSLTDDIEQLTLATAPGRNEYQGVLAALAGSDRKAALALVTDLMSIAGTTNVGGRTVAEIADRFLEQSTLKGGALPRDAVTTIKRFLAISGDPDDAVAQLRALAGDARLDLTAAIDQFESRVGFMAARGIDTGKTRFSTAFGRGLDYYTGFEFELHARGNGAEPLVAGGRYDGLMSQLGSANPIPAVGFSVWIEPMTRHGKAAGRGVAP; from the coding sequence ATGACCGAAGCTGCCGCACCACGATCTGCCGCCGGATCCGCCGACTGGGCGGATGCGCTGCTGGCCTCGTTCGCGCAGGCCGGTTACGTCCGGTCCGAGCCTGCCATCCTACAGCCGGCCGAGCCGTTCCTCGACCTCTCCGGCGAGGACATCCGCAAGAGCCTCTATTTGACCACCGATCCGAGCGGCGAAGAGCTCTGCCTGCGCCCGGACCTCACGATCCCGGTGGCACGCGACTACCTCGCCTCGCCTCGCGCCGGCCAGCCGGCCGGCTTCAGCTATCTCGGGCCGGTGTTCCGCTATCGCGACGGCCAGCCGAGCCAGTTCCTGCAGGCCGGCATCGAATCGTTCGGCCGGCAGGACCGCGCCGCGGCCGATGCCGAGATGCTGGCGCTGGCGCTGGAGGCCACCACGGCGTTCGGGCTGAACGACGTCGAGATCCGCACCGGCGACGTCGCGCTGTTCAACGCGCTGATCGATGCGCTCGAGCTTTACCCGGTGTGGCGGCGACGGCTGATCAAGGATTTCAACCGCAAGGTTTCGCTGACCGACGACATCGAGCAACTGACACTGGCGACCGCGCCGGGCCGCAACGAGTATCAGGGCGTGCTGGCGGCGCTCGCCGGCTCCGATCGCAAGGCGGCACTGGCGCTGGTCACCGATTTGATGTCGATCGCCGGCACCACCAATGTCGGCGGCCGCACGGTCGCCGAGATCGCCGACCGCTTCCTCGAGCAATCGACCCTGAAGGGCGGCGCGCTACCGCGCGATGCCGTCACGACCATCAAGCGCTTCCTCGCCATATCCGGCGATCCCGACGATGCGGTCGCGCAACTGCGCGCCCTCGCCGGCGACGCCAGGCTCGACCTCACCGCCGCGATCGACCAGTTCGAGAGCCGGGTCGGTTTCATGGCCGCACGCGGCATCGACACCGGCAAGACCCGGTTCTCGACCGCGTTCGGCCGCGGCCTCGACTATTACACCGGCTTCGAATTCGAACTGCATGCCAGGGGCAACGGCGCCGAGCCGCTGGTCGCGGGCGGCCGCTATGACGGCCTGATGTCGCAGCTTGGATCAGCCAACCCGATCCCCGCGGTCGGCTTCTCGGTCTGGATCGAGCCGATGACCCGGCATGGCAAGGCCGCTGGCCGCGGAGTTGCACCATGA
- the hisG gene encoding ATP phosphoribosyltransferase, which produces MSTPFVVAVPSKGRLQENAEGFFARAGLTLSKAGGARDYRGTIAGVDNVEIAYLSASEIAANLARGTVHLGVTGEDLVRESITDADKRVLMIEGLGFGYANVVVAVPQAWIDVRTMADLDDVASGFREQHNHRMRVATKYINLTRGFFARHGVGDYRIVESAGATEGAPAAGTAELIVDITTTGATLAANGLKVLDDGVMLRSQANLVASKDADWSTGARETARVILDHIAARARASKYREVRTRFAGCNDALLSEAHNRFGVVAPFGSPTSSGMLTLHCPPGKLYALGSFLREHGAETVSVVSLDYVFDRENPLFARLEAFLRQ; this is translated from the coding sequence ATGAGCACGCCCTTCGTCGTCGCCGTTCCTTCCAAGGGTCGCCTGCAAGAGAACGCGGAAGGCTTCTTCGCCCGCGCCGGGCTGACGCTGTCGAAGGCCGGCGGCGCGCGCGACTATCGCGGCACCATCGCCGGCGTCGACAATGTCGAGATCGCCTATCTCTCGGCGAGCGAGATCGCGGCCAATCTGGCGCGCGGCACCGTGCATCTCGGGGTCACAGGCGAGGATCTGGTGCGCGAGAGCATCACCGATGCCGACAAGCGCGTACTGATGATCGAGGGCCTCGGCTTCGGCTATGCCAATGTCGTGGTGGCGGTGCCGCAGGCCTGGATCGATGTCCGCACCATGGCCGACCTCGACGACGTCGCATCGGGCTTCCGCGAGCAGCACAATCACCGCATGCGGGTCGCGACCAAATACATCAACCTGACCCGCGGCTTCTTCGCCAGGCACGGCGTCGGCGACTACCGGATCGTCGAGAGCGCCGGCGCCACCGAGGGCGCGCCCGCGGCCGGCACCGCCGAATTGATCGTCGACATCACGACCACAGGCGCAACGCTCGCCGCCAACGGGCTCAAGGTGCTCGATGACGGCGTGATGCTGCGCAGCCAGGCCAATCTGGTGGCATCAAAGGATGCCGACTGGTCGACCGGCGCCCGCGAAACCGCGCGCGTCATCCTCGACCACATCGCCGCCCGCGCCCGCGCCAGCAAGTATCGCGAGGTCCGCACCCGCTTTGCCGGCTGCAACGATGCGCTGCTGTCCGAGGCGCATAACCGTTTCGGCGTGGTCGCCCCGTTTGGCAGCCCGACCTCCTCGGGCATGCTCACGCTGCACTGCCCGCCCGGCAAGCTCTACGCGCTCGGCAGCTTCCTGCGCGAGCACGGCGCCGAGACCGTGTCGGTGGTGTCGCTGGACTACGTGTTCGACCGGGAGAACCCGTTGTTCGCCAGGCTCGAGGCGTTCCTGCGACAATGA
- a CDS encoding glycosyltransferase family 2 protein: MMLGSDVSSLTTTAKTAAAQGLSIVVPVYNEAAGLAALHQRLVDLARSLRARYGLPCEVVYVDDGSADNTLAIARGLPADGLDLQVVSLSRNFGKEAALMAGLDHARRGAVLFMDGDGQHPPTLVEQLVAHWIDDGYDVVYTAKAHRDNESALRRLSVRGFYALINWGARQKIPEDAGDFRLLSPRAALALRQLPERNRFFKGLASWIGFRQIRVDYEPAPRAHGVTTFNAGRLIGLSIEGLTSFSVAPLRFASLLGALLAGAAFLFGLSILWEVWTTGKQVPGYPSLMIGVMTIGGVQLIMIGIVGEYIGKILSELKARPIYFVAEHTEKHADGGAAQSATERTAAE, from the coding sequence ATGATGCTGGGCTCTGACGTTTCCAGCCTGACTACCACCGCCAAGACCGCCGCCGCGCAGGGTCTGTCGATCGTCGTGCCCGTCTACAACGAGGCCGCCGGGCTCGCGGCGCTGCACCAGCGGCTGGTCGACCTCGCGAGGTCGCTCCGTGCCCGTTACGGTCTGCCCTGCGAAGTGGTCTATGTCGACGACGGCAGCGCGGACAACACGCTGGCGATCGCGCGCGGCCTGCCCGCCGACGGGCTCGACCTACAGGTGGTGTCGCTGTCGCGCAATTTCGGCAAGGAGGCGGCGCTGATGGCCGGCCTCGACCACGCCCGCCGCGGCGCGGTGCTGTTCATGGATGGCGACGGCCAGCATCCGCCGACGCTGGTGGAACAACTGGTCGCGCACTGGATCGATGACGGCTACGACGTGGTCTACACCGCGAAGGCGCATCGCGACAATGAATCGGCGTTGCGTCGGCTTTCGGTGCGCGGCTTCTACGCGCTGATCAATTGGGGCGCGCGGCAGAAGATCCCGGAGGATGCCGGCGACTTCCGCCTGCTGTCGCCGCGCGCGGCACTGGCGCTGCGGCAATTGCCGGAGCGCAACCGCTTCTTCAAGGGACTGGCGAGCTGGATCGGCTTCAGGCAGATCCGCGTCGACTACGAGCCGGCGCCGCGCGCGCATGGCGTCACCACCTTCAATGCCGGCCGGCTGATCGGCCTGTCGATCGAGGGGCTGACCTCGTTCTCGGTGGCGCCGCTGCGCTTCGCCAGCCTGCTCGGCGCGCTGCTGGCGGGCGCGGCCTTCCTGTTCGGGCTCTCGATCCTCTGGGAAGTCTGGACCACCGGCAAGCAGGTGCCCGGCTATCCGTCGCTGATGATCGGCGTGATGACGATCGGCGGCGTGCAGTTGATCATGATCGGCATCGTCGGCGAATATATCGGCAAGATCCTCTCCGAGCTGAAGGCACGGCCGATCTACTTCGTCGCCGAGCACACCGAGAAGCACGCCGACGGCGGCGCGGCGCAGAGCGCTACCGAGCGGACCGCCGCCGAATGA
- a CDS encoding ChbG/HpnK family deacetylase — translation MSDPAALRRIWLCADDYGLSDGVNRAIRDLIERGRLNATSVMTVTPAIGRDPAAALTASVAKSPRCAIGLHVTLTAPFRPLTMHFRPLDGDMFLPFPRLLRAGLMHRLDAELVHAEVLAQLATFHDLFGRAPDFVDGHQHAQLFPQVRDGFLRAVKERAPDAWVRQCGRDGPLARITGPKTLVLSVLSTQFRAKASRAGLRFNPAFAGAYDFTRTSDFAALMQGFVEGLPEDGLVMCHPGFVDETLKSLDPLTTQREIEHAYLASDDFAALLDLNKVTLA, via the coding sequence ATGAGCGATCCCGCAGCGCTGCGACGGATCTGGCTGTGTGCCGATGATTATGGCCTGAGCGACGGCGTCAACCGCGCGATCCGCGATCTGATCGAGCGCGGCCGGCTCAACGCGACCTCGGTGATGACCGTGACGCCGGCAATCGGCCGCGACCCCGCCGCCGCGCTCACGGCCTCGGTGGCGAAGAGCCCGCGTTGCGCGATCGGGTTGCATGTGACGCTGACCGCGCCGTTCCGGCCGCTGACGATGCATTTCCGTCCGCTCGACGGCGACATGTTCCTGCCGTTCCCGCGGCTGTTGCGCGCCGGGCTGATGCACCGGCTCGATGCCGAACTGGTCCATGCCGAGGTGCTGGCGCAGCTTGCCACGTTCCACGATCTGTTCGGCCGCGCACCGGATTTCGTCGACGGCCATCAGCACGCGCAATTGTTCCCGCAGGTCCGCGACGGCTTCCTGCGCGCCGTGAAGGAGCGCGCGCCGGACGCCTGGGTGCGGCAGTGCGGACGCGACGGTCCGCTGGCACGCATCACCGGCCCCAAGACGTTGGTGCTGAGCGTGCTGAGCACCCAGTTCCGGGCCAAGGCGAGCCGCGCCGGCCTGCGCTTCAACCCGGCCTTCGCCGGCGCCTATGATTTCACGCGCACCAGCGACTTCGCCGCACTGATGCAAGGCTTCGTGGAGGGCCTGCCCGAAGACGGCCTCGTGATGTGCCATCCGGGCTTCGTCGACGAGACGCTGAAAAGCCTCGATCCGCTGACCACGCAGCGCGAGATCGAGCATGCCTATCTGGCGAGCGATGATTTCGCTGCGCTGCTCGACCTGAATAAAGTTACATTGGCCTGA
- a CDS encoding DUF2076 domain-containing protein has translation MTPQERQLIDDLFDRLAKLENAPRDSEAMSAIMQGLRNAPNAVYALVQTALVQDEALKRAHDRIQELEAAAGQPQGAQQQGGGFLDSMRDAIFGQGQPHGSVPPVRAPDIGGGRPVWNSGQAIQQAGGYGTPPQQYGQPQYGQPQYGQPQYGQPNGGPQPPAFGGAPGGGGGSFLGTAAAAAAGVVGGGLLLSSIRGMMGGGGGHQSLADASGLGGGSRPWGGDQSSSDLARDAGVNDIGSNRDSSSRAGLFDQASNNNDDNYNTDHDSDDFDNDDDGFDGGGNDDSNYA, from the coding sequence ATGACACCGCAAGAACGCCAACTGATCGACGATCTCTTCGACCGGCTCGCCAAGCTGGAGAATGCCCCGCGCGACAGCGAGGCCATGTCCGCGATCATGCAGGGCCTGCGCAACGCGCCGAATGCGGTCTACGCGCTGGTGCAGACCGCGCTGGTGCAGGACGAGGCGCTGAAGCGCGCCCATGACCGGATCCAGGAGCTGGAGGCCGCGGCCGGCCAGCCGCAGGGAGCGCAGCAGCAAGGCGGCGGTTTCCTCGATTCGATGCGCGACGCGATCTTCGGCCAGGGCCAGCCGCACGGCTCGGTGCCGCCGGTGCGCGCGCCTGATATTGGCGGTGGCCGCCCGGTGTGGAATTCGGGCCAGGCGATCCAGCAGGCCGGCGGCTACGGCACACCGCCGCAGCAATACGGCCAGCCCCAATATGGCCAACCCCAGTATGGTCAACCCCAATATGGTCAACCCAACGGCGGCCCGCAGCCTCCGGCGTTCGGCGGCGCTCCCGGCGGTGGCGGCGGCTCATTCCTCGGCACTGCGGCGGCGGCCGCGGCCGGCGTGGTCGGCGGCGGGCTGTTGCTCTCCAGCATCCGCGGGATGATGGGTGGCGGCGGCGGTCACCAGTCACTGGCTGATGCCAGCGGCCTCGGCGGCGGTTCGCGCCCGTGGGGCGGCGACCAATCGTCGAGCGATCTGGCCCGCGACGCCGGCGTCAACGACATCGGCTCGAACCGCGACAGCAGCTCGCGTGCCGGCCTGTTCGACCAGGCGTCGAACAACAACGACGACAATTACAACACCGATCACGATTCCGACGACTTCGACAATGATGACGACGGCTTCGACGGTGGCGGAAACGACGACAGCAACTACGCGTAA
- a CDS encoding L,D-transpeptidase, which produces MFRKTTLALLAGASSLIAVPHHALAIDAVSPGEPAVIYANQGAPQPPMRTAYAQPQRGNMGGGFIEFLFGDAPSSQGYAPQSTYQQQPAYYGNRQLPPMDPQQQMIRQQEEAAGDPTQRPFDPKYEKQLVDYSGKERPGTIVVDTPNKFLYLVQGDGRALRYGIGVGKPGFTWSGIKTVSAKREWPDWTPPAEMLARRPDLPRHMEGGPENPLGARAMYLGSSLYRIHGSNEPWTIGTNVSSGCIRMRNEDVIDLYGRVNVGAKVVVM; this is translated from the coding sequence ATGTTCAGGAAAACCACGCTTGCGCTGCTCGCCGGCGCGTCTTCGCTTATTGCCGTTCCCCATCACGCCCTGGCGATCGACGCGGTATCGCCCGGCGAACCCGCCGTGATCTACGCCAACCAGGGCGCGCCGCAACCGCCGATGCGCACCGCCTACGCACAGCCGCAGCGCGGCAACATGGGCGGCGGCTTCATCGAATTCCTGTTCGGCGACGCGCCGTCGTCACAGGGCTATGCGCCGCAATCGACCTATCAGCAGCAGCCCGCTTACTACGGCAATCGCCAGCTGCCGCCGATGGATCCGCAGCAGCAGATGATCCGTCAGCAGGAAGAGGCGGCGGGCGATCCGACGCAGCGTCCATTCGATCCGAAATACGAGAAGCAACTCGTCGACTATTCCGGCAAGGAGCGCCCGGGCACCATCGTCGTCGATACGCCGAACAAGTTCCTGTATCTGGTGCAGGGCGACGGCCGCGCGCTGCGCTACGGCATCGGCGTCGGCAAGCCGGGCTTCACCTGGTCGGGGATCAAGACGGTGTCCGCCAAGCGCGAATGGCCGGACTGGACGCCGCCGGCGGAAATGCTGGCGCGCCGCCCCGACCTGCCGCGGCACATGGAAGGTGGCCCGGAGAATCCGCTCGGCGCGCGCGCGATGTATCTCGGCTCGTCGCTCTACCGTATCCATGGCTCCAACGAGCCGTGGACGATCGGCACCAATGTCTCGTCCGGCTGCATCCGGATGCGCAACGAGGACGTCATCGACCTCTACGGCCGCGTCAATGTCGGCGCCAAGGTCGTCGTGATGTGA
- a CDS encoding protein phosphatase CheZ yields the protein MSVKRKRFRVEQAMGEVTMPEPEITSGVDIGPMHREIMSELRSIRAQMAAAPAQRTADNVDVVVAREIAEAHALLETYRAQVEQCEKLKVELDLIHDAISRTKREIAVLHGKSFNGEEMAKVNGELGAVVGGTEQATQQILEAVEAIDQAATALAKNVTPDQQKLLSEDIQERVVAIFEACNFQDLTGQRISKVMQTMKFIEQHINEMMNIWGGVDAIKSHVPAIVDTREGDARLLNGPKLDGDAGHASQDDIDAMFN from the coding sequence ATGTCAGTGAAGCGTAAGCGTTTTCGTGTCGAGCAGGCGATGGGCGAAGTGACGATGCCGGAGCCGGAGATCACCAGTGGCGTCGACATCGGTCCGATGCATCGCGAGATCATGTCCGAACTGCGCTCGATCCGCGCCCAGATGGCCGCAGCGCCGGCGCAGCGCACCGCCGACAATGTCGACGTCGTCGTCGCCCGCGAAATCGCCGAGGCGCACGCGCTGCTCGAGACCTACCGCGCCCAGGTCGAACAGTGCGAGAAACTCAAGGTCGAGCTCGACCTGATCCACGACGCGATCAGCCGCACCAAGCGCGAGATCGCCGTGCTGCACGGCAAGAGCTTCAACGGCGAGGAGATGGCCAAGGTCAATGGCGAGCTCGGCGCCGTGGTCGGCGGCACCGAACAGGCCACCCAGCAGATCCTCGAAGCGGTGGAAGCGATCGACCAGGCCGCGACCGCGCTGGCCAAGAACGTCACGCCGGATCAGCAGAAGCTGCTCAGCGAGGACATCCAGGAACGCGTGGTCGCGATCTTCGAGGCCTGCAACTTCCAGGACCTCACCGGCCAGCGCATCAGCAAGGTGATGCAGACGATGAAGTTCATCGAACAGCACATCAACGAGATGATGAACATCTGGGGCGGCGTCGACGCCATCAAGTCGCACGTCCCCGCGATCGTCGACACCCGCGAGGGCGACGCCCGCCTGCTCAACGGCCCGAAGCTCGACGGTGACGCCGGCCACGCCTCGCAGGACGACATCGACGCGATGTTCAATTGA
- a CDS encoding co-chaperone GroES: MAKSTFRPLHDRVVVKRIDAEEKSKGGIIIPDSAKEKPSQGEIVAVGPGGRDEAGKLIPIDLKVGDRVLFGKWSGTEVKLDNQELLIMKESDIMGVLA, from the coding sequence ATGGCCAAATCCACCTTCCGCCCCCTGCATGACCGCGTCGTGGTCAAGCGTATCGATGCCGAGGAGAAGTCCAAGGGCGGCATCATCATTCCGGACTCGGCCAAGGAAAAGCCCTCCCAGGGCGAGATCGTCGCCGTCGGCCCGGGTGGCCGCGACGAAGCCGGCAAGCTGATCCCGATCGACCTCAAGGTCGGCGACCGCGTGCTGTTCGGCAAATGGTCGGGCACCGAGGTCAAGCTCGACAACCAGGAACTCCTGATCATGAAGGAGTCCGACATCATGGGCGTGCTGGCCTGA